In the genome of Globicephala melas chromosome 3, mGloMel1.2, whole genome shotgun sequence, one region contains:
- the HAVCR2 gene encoding hepatitis A virus cellular receptor 2 isoform X2 — MFSHFSFDCVLLLLLPLTRSLEGVYVSEVGQDADLPCAYSPPTPEDLVPVCWGKGPCPLFQCHSLVLSTDGRNLNYWTSSRYLLKRNFRKGDVSLTIKNVTLEDSGTYCCRIQFPGLMNDQKSNLELVIKPAKVNPAGTPWRDITTAFPRMLATEGPGSGYSDSKEKIQNLSLISLANLPPSGLANTAGERTHPEENIYTIEENVYEMEDPYKYYCSVSSGQQS, encoded by the exons atgttttcacatttttccttTGACTGTGTCCTGCTCTTGCTGCTACCACTTACAA GGTCTTTGGAAGGAGTATACGTGTCTGAGGTGGGTCAGGATGCTGATCTGCCCTGCGCCTACTCTCCACCCACCCCTGAGGATCTCGTGCCTGTGTGTTGGGGCAAGGGACCCTGCCCTTTGTTTCAATGTCACAGTTTGGTACTCAGCACTGATGGAAGGAACTTGAACTATTGGACATCCAGCAGATACCTACTAAAGAGGAATTTCCGCAAAGGAGACGTGAGCTTGACCATAAAGAATGTGACTTTAGAGGACAGTGGGACCTATTGCTGCCGGATCCAATTCCCAGGCCTAATGAATGATCAAAAATCAAACCTGGAGTTGGTCATCAAACCAG CCAAGGTCAACCCTGCTGGGACTCCATGGAGGGACATCACTACAGCCTTTCCAAGGATGCTCGCCACCGAGGGACCTGGCTCAG GGTATTCTGATAGCAAAGAGAAGATACAAAATTTAAG CCTCATCAGTTTGGCCAACCTCCCTCCCTCGGGGTTAGCAAATACAGCAGGAGAGAGGACACATCCAGAGGAAAACATCTATACCATTGAGGAGAACGTATATGAAATGGAGGATCCATACAAGTATTACTGCTCCGTCAGCAGCGGGCAGCAGTCCTGA
- the HAVCR2 gene encoding hepatitis A virus cellular receptor 2 isoform X1, translating into MFSHFSFDCVLLLLLPLTRSLEGVYVSEVGQDADLPCAYSPPTPEDLVPVCWGKGPCPLFQCHSLVLSTDGRNLNYWTSSRYLLKRNFRKGDVSLTIKNVTLEDSGTYCCRIQFPGLMNDQKSNLELVIKPAKVNPAGTPWRDITTAFPRMLATEGPGSETQTLETLHDKNQTEISTLANELQDMGATTRIGLYIGAGVSAGLALVLISGALILKWYSDSKEKIQNLSLISLANLPPSGLANTAGERTHPEENIYTIEENVYEMEDPYKYYCSVSSGQQS; encoded by the exons atgttttcacatttttccttTGACTGTGTCCTGCTCTTGCTGCTACCACTTACAA GGTCTTTGGAAGGAGTATACGTGTCTGAGGTGGGTCAGGATGCTGATCTGCCCTGCGCCTACTCTCCACCCACCCCTGAGGATCTCGTGCCTGTGTGTTGGGGCAAGGGACCCTGCCCTTTGTTTCAATGTCACAGTTTGGTACTCAGCACTGATGGAAGGAACTTGAACTATTGGACATCCAGCAGATACCTACTAAAGAGGAATTTCCGCAAAGGAGACGTGAGCTTGACCATAAAGAATGTGACTTTAGAGGACAGTGGGACCTATTGCTGCCGGATCCAATTCCCAGGCCTAATGAATGATCAAAAATCAAACCTGGAGTTGGTCATCAAACCAG CCAAGGTCAACCCTGCTGGGACTCCATGGAGGGACATCACTACAGCCTTTCCAAGGATGCTCGCCACCGAGGGACCTGGCTCAG AGACACAGACACTGGAGACCCTCCATGATAAAAATCAAACA GAAATATCCACACTGGCTAATGAGTTACAAGACATGGGCGCCACCACCAGAATAGGCCTCTACATCGGAGCAGGGGTTTCTGCTGGGCTGGCTCTCGTTCTTATCTCTGGTGCTTTAATTCTCAAAT GGTATTCTGATAGCAAAGAGAAGATACAAAATTTAAG CCTCATCAGTTTGGCCAACCTCCCTCCCTCGGGGTTAGCAAATACAGCAGGAGAGAGGACACATCCAGAGGAAAACATCTATACCATTGAGGAGAACGTATATGAAATGGAGGATCCATACAAGTATTACTGCTCCGTCAGCAGCGGGCAGCAGTCCTGA